From Bacteroidales bacterium:
GTAATAAACGGTGACTTTTTTCTCCGTTAATCTCCCCTAAAAATTCTTGATAAATCTGTACGATTTCAGGGTTTTGATAAGGGAATTTAAGTGTTTCTTTCATATCAACTTCATACAAGGCTTTCATTCTTGCTATGAGATCTTCTTCTGAAGTCCCTATATGCTGTCCTCCGCCATTAATACAGCCCAATGGACAAGACATGATTTCAATAAAATGAAAAGAGGATTGACCCTGACGAATTTCTTCCAGTACTTTTTTTGCCTCCGAAAGCGAATGAACTACAGCAACTAAAAGTTCTAATCCATTGATAGAAAAACGATATTCTTTTCTTCTATTTGTCCCTCTCAGAGGTTCAAGGTGAAAATGCACCAAGTCTTCTCTTGTGAGCAAATAATAAGCTGTTCTTAACGCCGATTCCATAACTCCTCCGGTTGTACCGAAAAGTTTCCCAGCCGAACTTCGCTTCCCACCTAGAGAATCGGGCAACTCTGGATCAATACCCGAAATTTCTACATCAAACATCCGAATAAGCGACATAAGTTCGCGCGTAGTCAAGACAATGTCTACATCTGTTATTCCATTTTGAACCATTTCTTCTCTTTTAGCTTCAAACTTTTTAGCTATACATGGCATGATAGAAACCATACATATTTTCTCTGGTGAAATATTCATTTTTTCAGCCCAGTATGTTTTTATTATAGATCCCATCATTTGTTGAGGAGACTTACATGACGAAAGATGAGGTATGAATTCCGGATAAAAAGTTTCGACAAATTTCACCCATGCAGGACAACAACTCGTAAACATCGGAAGTTTATCCCCATTCTGTAGTCGAGTAATGAGTTCTTGAGCTTCTTCCAAAGAAGTCAAATCTGCCGCAAACGAGGTATCAAAAACATAATTAAAACCTATCTTACGAAGAATAGCATTCAATAAGTTTGAATAATCCTTACCTTTTGAAAGATTTAATTCCTCGGCTAAAGATACTGGTACAGCGGGTGCATATTGCACAACCACAATCTTCTCTGGATCACGTAAAGCAGCAACAACTTTAGAAAGTTCTTGATTTTCACTTAGCGCACCAGTAGGACACTGCAAAATGCACTGACCACAGTGAACACAAGTTGAAATATTTACGGAGTCTAAAAAAGCAGTTGATACTTGCGAAGAATTACCTCGAAAGGCAAAATCTATACAAGCAACACCCATGATCTCCTCACAAACCCTAACACACCGACCACAAAGAATGCATTTTGCAGGATCGCGTACGATCGAAGGACTTGATCTGTCGATGTGAATATTTCTCACATGATGCAGTAAATTTCTTGTCGTAATATTATGCTTATATGCAAGAGCTTGTAATTCACAGTTTCTGTTCCTAATGCAATAGAGACAATCATCTGGATGACTTGCTAATAATAACTCCAAAATAACTTTTCTGGCATTTACAACTCGCGAAGAATGAGTTTGAATCTTCATGCCTTCCGTAACTGGAGTTGAACAGGCAGGGACGAGTTTTCCGGTAACCATATCCTCCACCACACACATCCTGCACGAACCAGTAGGTAACATGTTTTTAAGATAACATAAAGTAGGAATTTCAACATGAGTTCTCCTGGCTGCATCTAAAATGGTTTCCCCTTTTTCAACATCTACTTTTCTGTTGTTTATTTCAATAGAAAATCTCATATCCAATTTTTTTTAATTCACTTCAATGGCTTTAAACTGGCAAATTTCATAACACGTACCACAACCAATGCACTTATCCTGAACAATGAAATGCGGTGTCTTTTTA
This genomic window contains:
- a CDS encoding NADH-dependent [FeFe] hydrogenase, group A6, encoding MRFSIEINNRKVDVEKGETILDAARRTHVEIPTLCYLKNMLPTGSCRMCVVEDMVTGKLVPACSTPVTEGMKIQTHSSRVVNARKVILELLLASHPDDCLYCIRNRNCELQALAYKHNITTRNLLHHVRNIHIDRSSPSIVRDPAKCILCGRCVRVCEEIMGVACIDFAFRGNSSQVSTAFLDSVNISTCVHCGQCILQCPTGALSENQELSKVVAALRDPEKIVVVQYAPAVPVSLAEELNLSKGKDYSNLLNAILRKIGFNYVFDTSFAADLTSLEEAQELITRLQNGDKLPMFTSCCPAWVKFVETFYPEFIPHLSSCKSPQQMMGSIIKTYWAEKMNISPEKICMVSIMPCIAKKFEAKREEMVQNGITDVDIVLTTRELMSLIRMFDVEISGIDPELPDSLGGKRSSAGKLFGTTGGVMESALRTAYYLLTREDLVHFHLEPLRGTNRRKEYRFSINGLELLVAVVHSLSEAKKVLEEIRQGQSSFHFIEIMSCPLGCINGGGQHIGTSEEDLIARMKALYEVDMKETLKFPYQNPEIVQIYQEFLGEINGEKSHRLLHTHYIDRKNQHH